One part of the Flavobacterium johnsoniae UW101 genome encodes these proteins:
- a CDS encoding lysophospholipid acyltransferase family protein — translation MQKIISYPISVIYYLCFGFCLAVFHPIQWICLNLFGYQAHKKSVDYLNFCLLRCTNLVGTTYKVTGVETIPSGVPIIFVANHQSMYDIVAMIWYFRRFHCKFVSKKELGSGIPSVSFNLRHGGSVLIDRKDPKQAIPVIKGLSEYIEKNTRSAVIFPEGTRSKTGKPKEFAQSGLKILCKYAPSAYVVPVSINNSWKMVRYGMFPVGLGNHLTFTAHKALAVKDYKFEELMEITEKAVKEGVNEYKQV, via the coding sequence ATGCAAAAGATAATTTCATATCCAATATCGGTAATTTATTATTTATGTTTTGGATTTTGTCTGGCAGTTTTTCACCCAATACAGTGGATCTGCCTTAATCTTTTTGGATATCAGGCACACAAAAAAAGTGTCGATTATTTAAATTTCTGTCTTTTAAGATGCACCAACCTTGTTGGAACTACTTATAAAGTTACAGGTGTAGAGACTATTCCTAGTGGTGTTCCCATTATTTTTGTTGCCAATCACCAAAGTATGTACGATATCGTGGCAATGATTTGGTACTTTAGACGTTTTCATTGTAAATTTGTAAGTAAGAAGGAGTTAGGAAGCGGAATCCCGAGTGTATCTTTTAATTTACGCCACGGAGGTTCTGTTTTAATTGACCGTAAAGACCCTAAACAAGCGATTCCAGTAATCAAAGGCTTGTCTGAATATATAGAAAAAAACACTAGATCTGCAGTAATTTTTCCGGAAGGAACCCGCAGTAAAACCGGGAAACCAAAAGAATTCGCTCAAAGCGGTTTAAAAATCTTATGTAAATATGCGCCATCAGCGTATGTAGTACCTGTCAGCATCAATAATTCATGGAAGATGGTTCGTTACGGAATGTTTCCCGTAGGTTTAGGAAACCATCTAACCTTTACAGCTCACAAAGCGCTGGCTGTAAAAGATTATAAGTTTGAAGAATTAATGGAAATTACTGAAAAAGCAGTAAAAGAAGGAGTAAATGAGTATAAACAGGTTTAA
- a CDS encoding acyl-ACP desaturase produces MSIKNIRLEVMQFLEKNVDSFVEQYLIPVEKIWQPSDFLPNSEGENFFEEVKELREIAKELPYDFWVTLVGDTITEEALPTYESWLMDVEGVDQVENGGNGWSKWIRQWTGEENRHGDLLNKYLYLSGRVNMREIEMTTQHLINDGFDIGTGTDPYKNFVYTSFQELATYVSHNRVSQIAKKFGDNKLSKMCKMIAGDEMRHHHAYSEFVTRIFQVDPSEMMLAFQYMMKQKIVMPAHFLRESGQKISSAFEQFSDSAQRIGVYTATDYVEIMQKLINKWEIDKISNLTDEAEKARDYLMKLPARMAKISERIVIPQESHIFKWVEPARL; encoded by the coding sequence ATGTCTATAAAAAACATTCGATTAGAAGTGATGCAGTTTTTGGAAAAAAACGTGGACAGCTTCGTTGAACAGTATTTAATTCCGGTGGAAAAAATTTGGCAGCCGTCAGATTTCCTGCCTAATTCTGAAGGAGAAAACTTCTTTGAGGAGGTTAAGGAACTACGCGAAATTGCGAAAGAACTTCCATACGATTTCTGGGTAACTCTTGTAGGTGATACAATTACCGAAGAAGCTTTGCCAACATACGAGTCTTGGTTAATGGATGTAGAAGGAGTAGATCAGGTGGAAAACGGCGGTAATGGATGGTCTAAATGGATCAGACAATGGACCGGAGAAGAAAACCGCCACGGTGATCTTTTAAATAAATACTTGTATTTGTCTGGTCGTGTTAACATGCGTGAAATCGAAATGACAACACAGCATTTAATCAACGACGGTTTTGATATTGGAACTGGAACTGACCCATACAAAAACTTTGTATACACTAGTTTTCAGGAATTAGCAACTTATGTTTCTCACAACAGAGTATCGCAGATTGCGAAAAAATTTGGAGATAACAAGCTGTCTAAAATGTGTAAAATGATTGCAGGTGACGAAATGCGTCATCACCATGCTTACAGTGAATTTGTAACCAGAATTTTTCAGGTTGATCCTAGCGAAATGATGCTGGCTTTTCAATACATGATGAAACAGAAAATCGTTATGCCGGCTCACTTTTTAAGAGAATCAGGTCAAAAGATCAGTTCTGCTTTTGAACAGTTTTCTGATTCTGCACAGCGTATTGGAGTTTACACAGCTACTGATTATGTTGAAATTATGCAGAAGTTAATCAACAAATGGGAAATTGATAAAATCTCCAACTTAACAGACGAAGCCGAAAAAGCACGTGATTACCTAATGAAATTACCAGCCCGTATGGCTAAAATTTCAGAAAGAATTGTAATTCCACAAGAATCACACATCTTTAAATGGGTAGAACCTGCTAGATTGTAG
- a CDS encoding S41 family peptidase: MNRYFKKKFIIPAVAAGFLFIGTSFKEDFFEIAKQIEIFTTLFKAVNTNYVDETNPGDLMDKAIKSMLGSLDPYTVYFNEQDVVNFKINNTGEYTGIGAMIARKKDRLIVREPYKNYPADKAGLKAGDEIIQIGDVLIADFKDDASQLLKGTKNTKISIKYLRQGKTYTTELVLDEVDIKSVPFYGKIDEKTGYIVLAHFSRKASAEVKDALEKLKADGATQIVLDLRGNPGGLLNEAIDICNLFVPKNEVIVTTKSRIEKHNNTYKTTKEPIDTQIPLAILVNGRSASASEIVSGALQDLDRAVVLGSRSFGKGLVQRSVDLTYGTQLKVTISRYYTPSGRCIQALDYAHKDKNGVAQKTDAKNFNAFKTRKGRTVYDGGGVLPDIELEEAKMSPITSALLKNDGIFDYATSYYYKNPNLGEKIPVVTDADYSAFKQYLKANKISFDTETEVALKNTLAAAKNEKIDETIAPEYQQLLAALEKSENTLLDKNQKEIRGLIQEELIKRYQYQEGLYQLYIKNNSEIKRAVNVLNNQTEYKTILKM; the protein is encoded by the coding sequence ATGAATCGTTATTTCAAAAAGAAATTCATTATACCAGCTGTTGCTGCAGGTTTTTTATTTATTGGAACCAGTTTCAAAGAGGACTTTTTTGAGATTGCCAAGCAAATTGAAATCTTCACAACCTTATTCAAAGCCGTAAACACGAATTATGTAGACGAAACCAATCCGGGTGATTTGATGGACAAAGCCATTAAAAGCATGCTGGGAAGTTTAGACCCGTACACGGTTTATTTTAACGAACAGGATGTTGTAAATTTTAAAATCAACAATACGGGAGAATATACGGGAATTGGCGCCATGATTGCCCGCAAAAAAGACCGCCTGATTGTTCGCGAACCTTATAAAAATTATCCGGCAGACAAAGCAGGATTAAAAGCGGGTGACGAAATTATACAAATTGGTGATGTTTTAATTGCTGATTTTAAAGATGATGCTTCGCAGCTGCTGAAAGGAACTAAAAACACAAAGATCTCAATAAAATACCTGCGTCAGGGAAAAACGTATACGACAGAACTGGTTTTGGACGAAGTCGATATTAAATCGGTTCCGTTTTATGGAAAAATCGATGAGAAAACCGGATATATTGTTCTGGCACATTTTAGCAGAAAGGCTTCTGCCGAAGTTAAAGATGCATTGGAAAAATTAAAAGCGGACGGTGCCACTCAAATTGTTCTGGATTTAAGAGGTAATCCGGGCGGACTTTTAAATGAAGCTATTGATATTTGTAATTTGTTTGTTCCAAAAAATGAAGTTATTGTAACGACAAAATCAAGAATTGAAAAACACAATAACACTTATAAAACAACAAAAGAACCAATTGATACTCAGATTCCGCTTGCTATTTTGGTAAATGGAAGAAGTGCATCGGCATCTGAAATCGTATCGGGAGCTTTGCAGGATCTAGACCGTGCTGTAGTTTTAGGAAGCAGAAGTTTTGGTAAAGGTTTAGTACAGCGTTCTGTTGATTTGACTTACGGAACTCAGTTGAAGGTTACGATTTCCCGTTACTACACTCCATCAGGACGATGCATACAGGCACTTGATTATGCGCACAAAGATAAAAACGGTGTTGCCCAAAAAACAGATGCGAAAAATTTTAATGCTTTTAAAACCCGAAAAGGAAGAACGGTTTATGACGGCGGCGGTGTTTTACCGGACATTGAACTTGAAGAAGCCAAAATGAGCCCCATTACGAGCGCTCTGTTGAAAAATGACGGGATATTTGACTACGCAACATCTTATTACTATAAAAACCCAAATCTGGGCGAAAAAATACCCGTTGTTACTGATGCTGATTATTCGGCCTTCAAACAATACTTAAAAGCGAACAAAATTAGTTTTGATACCGAAACTGAAGTTGCTTTAAAAAATACTTTGGCAGCAGCCAAAAATGAAAAAATTGACGAGACTATTGCTCCCGAATATCAACAATTATTAGCCGCATTAGAGAAAAGTGAGAATACGCTCCTTGACAAAAACCAAAAAGAAATTAGAGGTTTAATTCAGGAAGAGCTTATTAAAAGATACCAATACCAGGAAGGTTTGTATCAGTTATACATTAAGAACAATTCAGAAATTAAGAGAGCAGTAAACGTATTGAATAATCAAACTGAATATAAAACGATTTTAAAAATGTAG
- the rnpA gene encoding ribonuclease P protein component: MNFTYPKNERLKSKTTIGLLFSEGKSVSKYPLRLVYRQAEEAYQGNTKVGVSVSKKYFKKAVDRNYFKRVLRETYRLNKHLLLDNLDKPYSFMLFYQSKDRLSYEEINTKTIQLFEKFVLQINKPADSEKEN, encoded by the coding sequence ATGAACTTCACATACCCTAAAAATGAACGCTTAAAGAGCAAAACAACGATTGGATTACTGTTTTCTGAAGGGAAATCGGTTTCAAAATATCCGCTTCGTTTGGTTTACCGTCAGGCGGAAGAAGCATATCAGGGAAATACTAAAGTGGGCGTTTCGGTTTCTAAGAAATACTTTAAAAAAGCAGTTGATAGAAATTATTTCAAAAGAGTTTTACGAGAAACTTACAGGCTTAACAAACATCTGCTTCTCGATAATCTCGATAAGCCGTATTCTTTCATGCTTTTTTATCAGTCAAAAGACCGATTGTCTTATGAAGAAATTAATACTAAAACAATTCAGCTGTTTGAGAAATTTGTACTGCAGATTAACAAACCCGCAGATTCTGAAAAAGAGAACTAA
- a CDS encoding DUF4349 domain-containing protein: MRNIFFLSVFFLIFSGCSKSNEPQNESMMISAVKLPAKANVNANVNAESDSYDRNPDLSAPKIEQKIIKEATLRFETDDLENTFNQIQKAVTAGKATIINDSEGKDYGTVFRNLTVKVPSQNFDRFINDISKGVSYFEIKNISAQDVTEQFIDLTSRLNTKKKLEERYLQILQKAVKVSEILEIEKQISVIREEIEAKEGQLKYLQSRVSESTVTIEFYKTTAEKEGVKISYGSKIWTAVKSGFFSLSDFLISLISVWPFIIIFCVLAYFIRKRFKRKKQQS, from the coding sequence ATGCGAAATATTTTCTTTTTGTCTGTTTTCTTCCTGATTTTTTCCGGATGCAGTAAATCTAATGAACCGCAGAATGAATCGATGATGATTTCTGCTGTAAAATTACCTGCAAAAGCAAATGTAAATGCAAATGTAAATGCAGAATCTGATTCTTATGATCGCAATCCGGATTTGTCTGCTCCAAAAATAGAACAGAAAATCATTAAAGAAGCCACTTTACGATTTGAAACCGATGATTTAGAAAATACTTTCAATCAAATTCAAAAAGCGGTTACGGCTGGCAAAGCCACAATTATAAACGATTCTGAAGGAAAAGATTATGGAACCGTTTTTAGAAACCTTACGGTAAAAGTACCAAGCCAGAATTTTGATCGTTTTATAAATGATATTTCAAAAGGTGTATCGTATTTTGAAATTAAAAACATTTCTGCACAGGATGTTACAGAGCAGTTTATAGATTTAACTTCAAGATTAAATACTAAGAAAAAACTTGAAGAACGTTATCTTCAAATTTTGCAGAAAGCGGTTAAAGTGAGTGAGATTTTAGAAATTGAAAAACAAATTTCAGTTATTCGCGAGGAAATAGAAGCCAAAGAAGGCCAATTAAAATATTTGCAGAGCCGTGTTTCTGAAAGCACTGTTACCATAGAATTTTACAAAACAACCGCCGAAAAAGAAGGTGTAAAAATATCCTACGGTTCAAAAATCTGGACAGCAGTAAAATCAGGATTCTTTAGTTTATCTGATTTCTTAATTTCGCTGATCAGCGTTTGGCCGTTTATTATTATATTTTGTGTATTAGCCTATTTTATTAGAAAAAGATTTAAAAGAAAAAAACAACAATCATGA
- a CDS encoding DUF1579 domain-containing protein produces the protein MKKLTTALVLFAMCFVSCKKEIKTETITEKDSDTVKTEQAEAEPVLDSAAQMKAWQAYATPGNPHKMMADEVGTWNCDMTFWSEPNGKSEKAASIAVVRMILGGRYQEADYKGTMMGQPFEGKSTLAYNNASQEYTTTFIDNMGTGMMVAMGKYDEKTKSMELKGEMVNPLNGKKTPYREVYTIVDPTTRKMEMFDTKNGTEYKSMEIIMKKK, from the coding sequence ATGAAAAAATTAACCACAGCATTAGTACTGTTTGCAATGTGTTTTGTTTCTTGTAAAAAAGAAATAAAGACAGAAACAATAACAGAAAAAGATTCAGATACTGTAAAAACAGAACAAGCTGAAGCAGAACCAGTCTTAGACTCGGCGGCACAAATGAAAGCCTGGCAGGCTTATGCAACTCCGGGAAACCCGCACAAAATGATGGCAGACGAAGTGGGAACCTGGAACTGCGATATGACTTTTTGGTCTGAACCAAACGGAAAATCAGAAAAAGCAGCTTCAATAGCAGTTGTTAGAATGATTTTGGGCGGACGCTATCAGGAAGCTGATTATAAAGGAACCATGATGGGACAGCCGTTTGAAGGCAAAAGTACTTTAGCCTACAACAATGCCAGTCAGGAATACACGACAACCTTTATAGATAATATGGGAACCGGAATGATGGTGGCAATGGGAAAATACGATGAGAAAACCAAAAGCATGGAACTAAAAGGCGAAATGGTTAACCCGTTAAACGGTAAGAAAACACCTTACAGAGAAGTTTATACTATTGTTGATCCCACAACTCGAAAAATGGAAATGTTCGACACTAAAAACGGAACAGAATATAAAAGCATGGAAATTATCATGAAGAAAAAATGA
- a CDS encoding phosphoglycerate kinase: MKTLNDFDFKNKKAIIRVDFNVPLDENFNVTDTTRIEAAKPTIDAILAQGGSVILMSHLGRPKGAEEKYSLKHILKTASEILGVQVKFAENCIGEPAQTAAKNLQPGEVLLLENLRFHAEEEAGDVAFAKELASLGDIYVNDAFGTAHRAHASTTIIAQFFPNDKCFGTLLAKEIDSLNKVLKNSEKPVTAVLGGSKVSSKITVIENILDKVDHMIIGGGMTFTFIKAQGGKIGESICEDDKLDLALEILRLAKEKNVQVHIPVDVVAADDFSNTANTQIVDVTAIPDGWQGLDAGPKSLENFKKVILESKTILWNGPLGVFEMETFSKGTIALGDFIAEATKNGAFSLVGGGDSVAAVKQFGFEDKMSYVSTGGGAMLEMLEGRILPGIAAILD; encoded by the coding sequence ATGAAAACTCTAAACGATTTCGACTTTAAAAATAAAAAGGCAATTATCCGTGTTGATTTTAATGTGCCGTTAGATGAAAATTTTAATGTAACAGATACAACACGTATTGAAGCTGCAAAACCAACTATCGATGCTATTTTAGCTCAGGGCGGAAGTGTAATTTTAATGTCACATTTAGGAAGACCAAAAGGTGCTGAAGAAAAATACTCTTTGAAACATATTTTAAAAACAGCTTCTGAAATTTTAGGCGTTCAGGTTAAGTTTGCTGAAAACTGCATTGGAGAACCAGCTCAGACAGCAGCTAAAAACCTGCAGCCAGGAGAAGTTTTATTATTAGAAAATTTACGTTTTCATGCTGAAGAAGAAGCCGGAGATGTTGCTTTTGCCAAAGAATTAGCTTCACTTGGAGATATCTATGTGAATGATGCTTTTGGAACAGCACACAGAGCACACGCTTCAACAACAATTATTGCACAGTTTTTTCCAAACGATAAATGTTTTGGAACTTTATTGGCAAAAGAAATTGACAGTTTAAACAAAGTACTTAAAAACAGCGAAAAACCTGTTACTGCAGTTTTAGGAGGATCTAAAGTTTCTTCAAAAATTACAGTTATCGAGAATATCTTAGACAAAGTAGACCACATGATTATTGGTGGTGGAATGACTTTTACGTTCATTAAAGCACAAGGTGGAAAAATTGGTGAGTCAATCTGCGAAGATGATAAACTAGATTTAGCACTTGAAATTTTGAGATTGGCAAAAGAGAAAAACGTACAGGTGCACATTCCTGTTGATGTTGTAGCTGCTGACGATTTTTCAAATACAGCAAATACACAAATTGTAGACGTAACTGCAATTCCTGATGGATGGCAGGGTCTTGATGCAGGTCCAAAATCTTTAGAGAACTTCAAAAAAGTTATTTTAGAGTCAAAAACAATTCTTTGGAATGGTCCATTAGGAGTTTTTGAAATGGAAACTTTCTCAAAAGGAACTATCGCTTTAGGTGATTTTATTGCAGAAGCAACTAAAAACGGAGCATTTTCTCTAGTAGGAGGAGGTGATTCTGTTGCAGCAGTAAAACAGTTCGGATTTGAAGATAAAATGAGTTATGTATCAACTGGCGGCGGGGCAATGCTTGAAATGTTAGAAGGAAGAATTTTACCTGGAATCGCTGCGATTTTAGACTAA
- a CDS encoding OmpA family protein: MKLSRVLFLFIIYNLAAQQKPIETVYFDFDKYNLTESQSKVVNNFIKSIDTAKVESIQIYGYCDDRGTDDYNFRLSHDRVNTIQNLLVSSGFKESKIVILEGKGRVVVRPDTVENLYETRLRNRRVDLIVVKRNSFGKDIYSSFKDKLKVGDKIYLESILFDMGSARLTHNSKRELDKIALTLLKQKNIQFEIRGHVCCTPEIYSDGIDKDTKERRLSWNRAKNVFNYLSSKKVSKNRMRYQGCGNKFPLRMGDNYDRRVEFLITKI, translated from the coding sequence ATGAAACTTTCCCGGGTCCTTTTTTTGTTTATTATTTACAATTTAGCGGCACAGCAAAAACCAATCGAAACCGTATATTTTGATTTCGACAAATACAATCTTACTGAATCGCAGAGCAAAGTTGTAAATAATTTTATAAAATCGATAGACACGGCAAAAGTTGAATCTATACAAATTTACGGTTACTGTGATGACCGCGGCACTGACGATTATAATTTTCGTTTGTCTCACGACCGGGTTAATACGATACAAAATTTATTAGTTTCATCAGGGTTTAAGGAAAGTAAAATTGTTATTCTTGAAGGAAAAGGCCGTGTTGTGGTAAGGCCTGATACAGTCGAAAATCTTTATGAAACCCGATTACGAAACAGACGCGTTGATTTGATTGTGGTAAAACGCAACAGTTTTGGAAAAGATATTTACTCTTCTTTTAAAGACAAATTAAAGGTTGGCGACAAAATATATCTTGAAAGCATTTTGTTTGATATGGGAAGTGCCAGACTCACTCATAATTCGAAAAGGGAACTGGATAAAATTGCACTGACTCTTTTAAAGCAAAAAAACATACAATTTGAAATACGCGGCCACGTTTGCTGCACTCCTGAAATTTACAGTGACGGAATTGATAAAGACACTAAAGAAAGAAGGCTTTCGTGGAACCGTGCAAAAAACGTTTTTAATTATCTGAGTTCTAAAAAAGTTTCTAAAAACAGAATGCGGTATCAAGGCTGCGGCAATAAATTTCCTCTAAGAATGGGCGATAATTACGATCGGCGGGTTGAGTTTTTGATCACGAAAATCTAA
- a CDS encoding HD domain-containing protein: MNNSELIIKTIAFVKEKLNDAEGGHDWFHIERVYKNALLIASDTSCDLTIVQLGALLHDIADSKFHNGDETIGPKTARLFLESENVSEDIILHVVNIIENISYKGGNFEKKFSSVELDVVQDADRLDAIGAIGIARAFNYGGFKNRTLYNPEIAPVTNMTKEEYKNNNGPTINHFYEKLLLLKDKMNTEKGKQIASERHHFMELFLAQFYAEWEGLK, encoded by the coding sequence ATGAATAATTCTGAACTTATAATTAAAACAATCGCTTTTGTAAAAGAGAAATTAAACGATGCCGAAGGCGGACACGACTGGTTTCATATCGAACGTGTTTACAAAAATGCACTTTTAATTGCCAGTGATACCAGCTGCGATCTTACTATTGTTCAGTTAGGGGCTTTACTGCATGATATTGCCGACAGCAAATTTCATAACGGAGACGAAACCATTGGCCCAAAAACAGCACGTTTGTTTTTAGAGTCAGAAAACGTTTCTGAAGACATTATCCTTCATGTGGTTAATATCATTGAAAATATCTCTTATAAAGGCGGAAATTTTGAAAAGAAATTCTCATCTGTCGAATTAGATGTTGTTCAGGATGCTGATCGCTTAGATGCAATAGGTGCAATTGGGATTGCAAGAGCGTTTAATTATGGCGGATTTAAAAACAGAACTCTGTACAACCCCGAAATTGCCCCGGTAACCAATATGACCAAAGAGGAGTATAAAAACAATAATGGCCCGACTATTAATCATTTCTATGAAAAGCTTTTACTTTTAAAAGATAAAATGAATACCGAAAAAGGAAAACAAATTGCCTCAGAACGCCATCATTTTATGGAATTATTCCTTGCTCAGTTCTATGCAGAGTGGGAAGGATTAAAATAA
- a CDS encoding DUF4837 family protein: protein MNKTHFLFLILPFLLISCLKSDKQSQPVSGKTNTISIIIDDQLWYGEVGDTIRNKFASPVLGLTQEEPLFTINQYPAKLLEGFVTDSRSIIVVKKTANEKFEITHSKALPHNTFRIYGKSIDDIICSIELNSAQIIKMIRDAEIEKIQEDNSKSLLNPAVIKNKFHIDIQIPTGYEYVLHKKNFIWLKKDIISGNTSLLIYQIPLHNFKTKGNVVGNIIKMRDSVGRYIKGREPNTPMITGEAYAPYFSATHLDDKEAFETKGTWELKNDFMAGPFINYAIVDPLYNRILVIEGFCYSPSNQERDLMLDLEAIIKSVKIDKR from the coding sequence ATGAATAAAACCCATTTTTTATTTCTAATACTTCCGTTTCTGTTGATTTCTTGTTTAAAATCAGACAAGCAGTCGCAGCCCGTTTCCGGAAAAACAAATACCATTTCCATAATTATCGACGATCAATTATGGTATGGAGAAGTTGGTGATACCATCCGAAATAAATTTGCCTCTCCTGTTTTAGGTCTAACTCAGGAAGAACCACTCTTTACAATTAATCAATATCCTGCCAAACTTCTGGAAGGATTTGTAACCGACAGCCGAAGCATTATTGTAGTAAAAAAAACAGCAAACGAAAAGTTTGAAATTACCCACAGTAAAGCTTTACCTCACAACACGTTTCGCATTTACGGAAAATCTATAGACGATATTATCTGCAGTATCGAATTAAATTCGGCACAGATTATCAAAATGATCCGTGATGCCGAAATCGAAAAAATTCAGGAAGACAACAGCAAATCACTTTTAAATCCTGCTGTTATAAAAAACAAATTTCACATCGATATTCAAATTCCAACAGGATACGAATATGTCTTGCATAAGAAAAATTTTATCTGGCTAAAAAAAGACATTATTAGCGGCAACACCAGTTTGTTGATATACCAAATTCCATTGCACAATTTTAAAACAAAGGGCAATGTAGTGGGCAATATTATCAAAATGAGAGATTCTGTTGGCCGTTATATTAAAGGGCGTGAACCAAACACACCCATGATTACCGGCGAAGCTTACGCGCCTTATTTTTCTGCCACTCATTTAGACGATAAAGAAGCTTTTGAGACCAAAGGTACATGGGAGCTGAAAAATGATTTTATGGCCGGTCCTTTTATTAATTACGCTATTGTTGATCCTCTTTATAACCGAATCCTGGTAATTGAAGGATTTTGCTATTCTCCCTCAAATCAGGAACGCGATCTAATGCTCGATCTCGAAGCAATTATAAAATCAGTAAAAATAGACAAGCGATAA
- a CDS encoding lytic transglycosylase → MIVKKISLVVAALFSMSMFAQETSEHAKEIKPEVKLSYLDSIKSTFKKDDLASRVDSLWMNELVSLDIYDDLTKDIQTINKDVTVDEELPTELLKQRLAAMNAKSPFEIEYNQGLENIIKSFLKNRKKSFSRLMALSEYYFPIFEETFAKEKIPLEIKYLAVVESALNPKAVSKMGATGLWQFMYGTGKQYALKIDSYIDERSDPLKATAACSDYMTRMFSVFNDWELVLASYNSGPGNVTKAIRRSGGKTGYWDIRNYLPKETQGYVPAFYATMYLFEYHKEHGINPERAVVKNFETDTVGIKNQISFKQLADLLDMPQSQLQLLNPSYKLNIVPAYHGEMNFLRLPKDKIAAFVSNEDKIYAYVEHESLVKTIPTRLAAKIAPKGKSVREAVESSKDIQFYKVRKGDNLGTIADKYNVNISDLKKWNNLKTNAIALGRTLKIKSDIDASAKVVKEPKSIPAIEKNTEEAIASNDDKDKVSIQTVEYVVAAGDNLGSIAKKFGTTIADLKELNDLTSNNIGLGKTLVVSKIVTEIQEPVTTAIASNSVDAFKKKAPSAKSASEDYYVKKGDSLYSISKKYPGVTISDIKKWNGIKDEDIKPGMKLKING, encoded by the coding sequence ATGATTGTAAAGAAAATCTCCTTAGTGGTTGCCGCTTTGTTTTCAATGTCGATGTTTGCGCAGGAAACTTCAGAACATGCAAAGGAAATAAAGCCAGAAGTAAAGTTGTCCTATTTAGATTCTATTAAAAGCACATTCAAAAAAGACGATCTTGCTTCAAGAGTAGACAGTCTTTGGATGAATGAGTTAGTAAGCTTAGACATCTACGATGATTTGACAAAAGATATTCAAACCATTAATAAGGATGTGACAGTAGACGAAGAACTGCCAACTGAACTTTTAAAACAGCGTTTGGCAGCAATGAATGCTAAATCTCCTTTTGAGATAGAATACAATCAAGGATTAGAAAATATAATAAAGTCATTCCTTAAGAATCGTAAAAAATCGTTTTCTCGATTAATGGCTTTATCAGAATACTACTTTCCAATATTCGAGGAAACTTTCGCTAAAGAAAAAATCCCATTGGAAATAAAATATTTAGCCGTTGTAGAATCTGCTTTAAACCCTAAAGCAGTTTCTAAAATGGGCGCCACGGGACTTTGGCAGTTTATGTACGGAACCGGAAAACAATACGCTTTAAAAATCGATTCTTATATCGATGAAAGAAGCGACCCTCTTAAAGCTACTGCAGCATGCTCAGATTACATGACCAGAATGTTCAGCGTTTTTAACGACTGGGAATTAGTTTTAGCATCTTACAATTCAGGACCAGGAAACGTTACAAAAGCAATCCGCCGTTCCGGAGGTAAAACAGGATACTGGGATATTCGTAATTATCTTCCAAAAGAAACACAAGGATACGTTCCGGCATTTTATGCTACTATGTACCTTTTTGAATACCACAAAGAGCACGGAATCAATCCGGAAAGAGCAGTGGTTAAAAACTTTGAAACAGACACTGTTGGAATCAAAAATCAAATCTCATTTAAGCAGTTAGCAGATTTATTAGATATGCCGCAATCGCAGCTGCAGCTTTTAAATCCATCTTACAAACTGAATATAGTCCCGGCTTATCATGGAGAAATGAATTTCCTTCGTCTGCCAAAAGATAAAATTGCAGCTTTTGTTTCAAACGAAGATAAAATTTATGCTTATGTAGAACATGAATCTCTGGTTAAAACAATTCCAACCCGTTTAGCAGCTAAAATTGCTCCAAAAGGGAAATCAGTTAGAGAAGCTGTAGAATCTTCAAAAGACATTCAGTTTTATAAAGTTAGAAAAGGAGACAACTTAGGAACGATTGCAGATAAGTACAATGTAAATATTTCAGATTTAAAAAAATGGAATAATCTTAAAACAAATGCAATCGCATTAGGAAGAACCCTAAAAATTAAATCAGATATAGATGCCTCGGCAAAAGTGGTTAAAGAACCTAAATCTATACCTGCAATCGAGAAAAATACAGAAGAAGCAATTGCTTCTAACGATGATAAAGATAAAGTTTCAATTCAAACTGTAGAGTACGTTGTTGCTGCCGGAGACAATTTAGGAAGCATTGCTAAAAAATTCGGTACGACTATTGCGGACTTAAAAGAATTAAATGATCTTACGTCTAATAATATTGGTTTAGGAAAAACATTAGTAGTTTCTAAAATTGTTACAGAGATTCAAGAGCCTGTTACAACAGCGATTGCTTCAAACTCTGTAGACGCTTTCAAGAAAAAAGCTCCATCGGCTAAAAGTGCAAGCGAAGATTATTACGTAAAAAAAGGTGATTCTTTGTACAGTATTTCTAAAAAATATCCTGGAGTAACAATTTCAGATATTAAAAAATGGAATGGTATTAAAGATGAAGATATTAAACCGGGAATGAAACTTAAAATAAACGGATAA